ACCCTATATGTGGCTGATGACGAAAGTAATTCTCTTCATGTTCTAAAGCATGAAATCCCATTCACTCACTTTGTAGAAGTCACTGGTGCTTTAAAAGGAATGGAGCCTAAGCTCACATTAAAAATAGATGAAGTATACACTGATGTGGGAGAAAATTTAGAAGGAGAAAGAAAGTTATATGAAATGGAAGCTGTTGTAAAAGTAGATGCTTCCGTAATAGACAAGGAAGAAAAAGAAGTAATAACAGATGTGTACTCTCCTACTAAGAATCTAAAATTGGAAAAAGAAAAGGTAGATTTTTATAAGGTAATTGGTGAAAATAATGCAAGTATGATGGTAAAAGAAACTCTTAGTATCCAACCACAGGATCCAGATATTTTCAAAGTACTTAATGTATATGCAAAGCCAGTAATTACAGATACAAGTGTAGTAGATGAGAAAGTAATAATAGAAGGTATTGCTGAAACGGACATAGTTTATATGTGTCAAAATCAGAAGGCCCATTCCTTTAAACAAGAAATACCATTTAGACATTTTGTAGATGTGCATAATGCTAAAGAAGGCATGGCTGCTACAGCTCATTTAACTTTAAGTGATGTTTCCTATTCACTTATAAATCCTCAGCAAATAGAAGTTAGAAACGGTATTGTGGCCATGTGTAGTGTTAATCACAAGTATGCATTAGATGCTGTTATGAACATGGAAGAGTTAGAAGAAAAGGATTATATAAATAACATGCCAAGCATAATTGTATATTATGTTCAACCAGGAGATAGCCTATGGAAGATTGCTAAGAGATATAATACAACCATACCTGCCCTAGTAAGATCAAATGATATAGAAGACCCAAATATGATAATGCCTGGTGATGTATTGATAATTCCTAAAATATATAAATATAAATTTTAAGCTGTGACTTTTAGTCGCAGCTTTTTCTTTTTAATAAAATTTTTTAGGAATAAATTGGCAAAAGTTACGTAAATATAGTTATGTAAAAAGGAAGGAATGAAAAATAATTAACCTGAAAACTAAAAAAATATAAATAATTAATTTATAAACTAAAATGTGGAATAAAAATAGATGCATATGTATATACTTTTAGAGGGTAAAGAATTAGGGGGTAGAGACAAATGACAAGAACAATATTAAAATGGATTGGCAATATTATGACTGGTTTTTTGGTGCTGCTTATTTTCCTGGCTTTATTTACCATGATTCAAGGAAAGAGGAATCCAACATATATTCCTTCGATTGTGGGATATAAGCTATTATCTGTACTGACAGGTAGTATGAGGCCAGTACTTGAACCGGGAGATATGATTGTCATTAAAGAAATAAATCCAGAAGATATAAAGGAAAAAGATGTAATTACCTATAGAATGAACAAAGATACATTAGTTACCCATAGGGTAGTAGAAATAATAAATGAAGATGGAAATCTACTATTTAGAACAAAGGGAGATGCAAACAATACAGAGGACTTTGAATTGATTAAAAGCGAGCAAATAATAGGAACATTATCCTTTAATATTCCTAAAGGAGGATATATATCTAATTTTGCTAAAAGTCCAAAGGGATTTGTATTATTTATCCTAGTACCTATTATTTTATTAATTGCCTATGAGCTAAAAAGCATATTGCTGGAATTGGGAAAAGATGAAAAGGATAACAAAGATAACCCAAATCCAAAAGATAATATGGGAGTATAGCTTAAATATAATTTTGATATTAAATGTACTATTTAGTCAAAACAGAAAACGAAAGATTTAATATGGGAGGTGTAATTGGGGTTAGAGAGAGTGAAAAAAATAGGTCACCTTAGGGATGGTAACCTATAAAGAAAAAATTAAAAAAATATTTTATTACAAGAATGAGAGGAGAATTTACATGAACAGAAAGGTTTTACTTAGTATGTTGTTAATTGGTGTATTAATGTTTGGAGTAGGTATGGGAACATACGCATACTTTACTAGTGTAGCAACAAGTGAAAATAACTTATTTGAAACAGGAACATTGGAAATTGGTGACATAAATACGATGGATCAGGTAACAATAGCTGCTAGTAGCACAGGTATATACCCAGGATGGACATCTGGGGTAAAAACAATTAATGTAAATAATAATGGTACTTTAGAGCTTCAATATAGAATGAGTGTTTCACAATTTAATGATACAGCTATAGACAGTCTGCCAGCAAGCATGAATACTCTGTTATATGATGGAGCTACTCCACTTCAAGTAAGTATAAATGGTGGTACTCCTCAAAATATTAATGCACTTGGAGTAAACGGATTTGTTAATTTAGGAACTATACCAGCTAACCAATCTGGTACTTTTACAATTGAATTTAGTCTGCCAACAGCAGCAAACAATTTATATAAAAATGCAACAGGAGATTTTGATTTCTTATTTGAAGCAACTCAAGTAGGAAATAACGCTTATACTGAAAGTGGTCTATAAAAAATAAAATAATTTCATGAATATAGTATTAGAAGTCAGAAAAATTCTGACTTCTAATACTATAAAATACTTTATATTACTTTAAACAATAGAATTTTAGTTAAAAGGCGGTGAAAATGTGAAACATAAGGTAGCACTTACATTTATTGCAGTTATGTTGGTATGTATGCTAGCAGGAATGGGAACATATGCCTGGTTTACTAGTACAACAACTAGTCAAGACAATGTATTTGAAGCAGGAACTGTAGATTTGGGTATTTCGGAAATTCCTCAACCATTATTTGCAACTGAGTATGATGATCCAAATTATGATGATGAATATGGGGTGGGCGAATGGTATCCAGGGCTAAGTGTTAATGGTAGAAGTTTGAGAATAGTAAACAATGGAACTCTTACAGCGCGCATTTGTGCTGTATCAGCTGACATGGACACATTTGTCAATCCTAAAAATAACCCAGATGCTGAAAATGAGTTTGCTGATAAAATGACTATAATTATAACGAAGGGTGACTATGTTTGCTTTAGAGGAAAATTAAGTGAATTATTAGCAGCGCCACAAGAATTAACTTACACTAAAGAGGGTGAAACTAAATCCATAAAAGTTAGTCCTGGCCTAGAAGCAGAATTAGATTTTGAAGCAATAATGAGTGAGAAGGCTGGTAATGCTATACAAGGGGTTAGTGCAACAGTGGACTTAATCCTGTATGGAACTCAAGATGATGATGCAGCAGTTGATGAGTTATTAAATCCGTAAAAATTAAATAATATAAAGTTACGGCTTGTCTATATTCTGACTTTATAAAATCAAGAAGAATTTAATCTTTTAAATTCTTCTTGATTTTATGAACAAAGGAGGGAGAGAACGTGTGAAAAAATTATATAGACATTTATCAATCACTATACTAATTCTTATCATGATTTTTGGACTTTTACCTTTAGAAAATATACTTGTATATGCAGCAGATGAAGAGAAAGTAGTAGATTTATATATTCAAGGAGAAAAAAGTAGAGGTGGTCCAATTTTTCATCAATCGGGAGATATAGGAAATGGACTTTGGTATCCTGGAAAGACGGAAAGTGGCATTTTAAGAATACATAATAATTACTCAGACAAGATGAAAATAACAAATTTAGGTATGACTATGAGTTTGGAATATGTAAATGGAAAAACTGTTACTCCTGCCATAGAAGAAGAGTACGGAAAAAATATGAAACTTCAGATTAGACAGGGGAAAATGCTTGTATTTAAAGGCACTGTATATGATGGTGATTTTAATGATATGCAAAAAAATCCAGCATTAGAAAATCCAGTAGAGATAGAAGTGAATGATGATTTAGATTTAGAATACACAGTACATATGGAAGAGCGAGCAGGAAACAATATGCAGGGGTTAAAGGCTACAGTGGACTTTATTATAAACTCAGTCCATAATAATACAACTCACACTAGTAGTAGTGGAGGAGGAAGTAAAAAAAGCGAGGATGTAAAAGAACATTGGTCCCATGACTGTATTAAAACCTTATTAGCTAAAGGCATAATTAATGGCTATCCTAGTATAAAACTTCACCCAGAGACTAGTATGACTAGGGCAGAGGTTGCTGTGGTACTGGCAAATTCGTTAAAACTAAAACCTGTAAACAGATTCTTCTCAGGATATGTGGACGCCCTTCCTAAATGGGCCAGAGGTCATATAATTGCCGTATCGGATGCAGGTGTATTTAAGGGATATCCAGGATTTTTGTTCAAACCAAATGAAAACATAACCCGTGAAGAAATAGCTACCGTATTAATAAGAGCCTTTAATATAAAACGAGACAAAAATATAATGCTTCAATTCACAGATGGAGAAGACATATCAGATTGGGCAATTGAATATGTAAAAACTGGAGTAGAAAAGGGCATGTTAGTAGGCTACTCAGACAATACTTTTAAACCTCAAAATAATATAACAAGGGCAGAAGCCTTTACTATAATCTGTAAAATATTAGGTTATCACGATGAACACAAAAAGTAATACAAAATTATTTATAAGGAGGTGAAAGAGTGAAAAGAAACAGAGGAAAAAAGGACAACATAAAACTCCTGTTACTTCGTATATGTTGTTGCTTCATTTGTAGTATATTAGTGAGCATGGCTATGTTAGGAGGAATAGACACTTTCTCCTGGTTTACTTCTACCATGAAAAGAAATATGCAGGTTAGTGCCGCTGATACAAAGGATATACTTATAAAATATGATATCTGCTATGATAAAAAACGTACACCAATAATACGTGTACAAAAAGCACCTAATTTAACATATGATCCAATAATATACTTTGAGGTATCAAAAGGTAGTGCTAAGAATCTTACTAATTTGGGTGATTATACATTGCATATAAACCCTATTAAACTAGAAAAAGATACAGTATATAAGATTCCTTTAAGGATGAATGTGAATCTATTTCAAAGAATGTATCTAGATAAGGTAAGTGGATGTAATGATAAGAGAAAGGTCACAGGGAAAATAAGGGCAAAGTATCTTAACGAATATATTGATGAAGAAAAGAATGTTGAAGTTTCTATAAAATATTTGAAAAATCAATTTAAGAGCCCTATTAGAAGCAAATCAATGAAAAAGACCTCTGTAAAAGAATTATCATCTGAAGATGAAGGTTTATTTAGAAAAGAGATAAATAACATAATGCTAGAGGCAGCAAGTTATGGAATTTGGAAAGAGGTTAAGTGGAAAAATGGAACTGAAAATACGATACAGAAATTAAATGATCTCGATTATACATCAAAAAAAGTAACAAGCAGTAAAGCTATGATGTATGTGCCAATGGCAATGCCAATGGAATTGAAGTCAGAGGATTCTAGTTTCAAAACTATAGAAAATCCTATAACGAAAGTTGAGTTGACAGAAGAACAAATAGAGATTATGGATATTATAGTTCCTAAATTAACAGAATATTTAAATGAAGTATATGATACCATAGATAATATAGT
The sequence above is a segment of the Anaeromicrobium sediminis genome. Coding sequences within it:
- a CDS encoding TasA family protein, encoding MKHKVALTFIAVMLVCMLAGMGTYAWFTSTTTSQDNVFEAGTVDLGISEIPQPLFATEYDDPNYDDEYGVGEWYPGLSVNGRSLRIVNNGTLTARICAVSADMDTFVNPKNNPDAENEFADKMTIIITKGDYVCFRGKLSELLAAPQELTYTKEGETKSIKVSPGLEAELDFEAIMSEKAGNAIQGVSATVDLILYGTQDDDAAVDELLNP
- a CDS encoding TasA family protein; translated protein: MNRKVLLSMLLIGVLMFGVGMGTYAYFTSVATSENNLFETGTLEIGDINTMDQVTIAASSTGIYPGWTSGVKTINVNNNGTLELQYRMSVSQFNDTAIDSLPASMNTLLYDGATPLQVSINGGTPQNINALGVNGFVNLGTIPANQSGTFTIEFSLPTAANNLYKNATGDFDFLFEATQVGNNAYTESGL
- a CDS encoding S-layer homology domain-containing protein; its protein translation is MKKLYRHLSITILILIMIFGLLPLENILVYAADEEKVVDLYIQGEKSRGGPIFHQSGDIGNGLWYPGKTESGILRIHNNYSDKMKITNLGMTMSLEYVNGKTVTPAIEEEYGKNMKLQIRQGKMLVFKGTVYDGDFNDMQKNPALENPVEIEVNDDLDLEYTVHMEERAGNNMQGLKATVDFIINSVHNNTTHTSSSGGGSKKSEDVKEHWSHDCIKTLLAKGIINGYPSIKLHPETSMTRAEVAVVLANSLKLKPVNRFFSGYVDALPKWARGHIIAVSDAGVFKGYPGFLFKPNENITREEIATVLIRAFNIKRDKNIMLQFTDGEDISDWAIEYVKTGVEKGMLVGYSDNTFKPQNNITRAEAFTIICKILGYHDEHKK
- a CDS encoding signal peptidase I, translating into MTRTILKWIGNIMTGFLVLLIFLALFTMIQGKRNPTYIPSIVGYKLLSVLTGSMRPVLEPGDMIVIKEINPEDIKEKDVITYRMNKDTLVTHRVVEIINEDGNLLFRTKGDANNTEDFELIKSEQIIGTLSFNIPKGGYISNFAKSPKGFVLFILVPIILLIAYELKSILLELGKDEKDNKDNPNPKDNMGV
- a CDS encoding coiled-coil domain-containing protein codes for the protein MKRNRGKKDNIKLLLLRICCCFICSILVSMAMLGGIDTFSWFTSTMKRNMQVSAADTKDILIKYDICYDKKRTPIIRVQKAPNLTYDPIIYFEVSKGSAKNLTNLGDYTLHINPIKLEKDTVYKIPLRMNVNLFQRMYLDKVSGCNDKRKVTGKIRAKYLNEYIDEEKNVEVSIKYLKNQFKSPIRSKSMKKTSVKELSSEDEGLFRKEINNIMLEAASYGIWKEVKWKNGTENTIQKLNDLDYTSKKVTSSKAMMYVPMAMPMELKSEDSSFKTIENPITKVELTEEQIEIMDIIVPKLTEYLNEVYDTIDNIVEQINKKIKEITELTSKIEILDKEKSDLQKEKEELLAKIEKLEKDNEDLKDLNDQLQDSNKDLNKKIDKLNDKIDRLKSKSSSTSSGGGGGSSKPDPTPDPTPDPTPDPTPDPKPDDGEDNDSSDN
- a CDS encoding DUF3794 and LysM peptidoglycan-binding domain-containing protein, which encodes MAMEFITDLLKIDQILGEGDTQVLVEGDILVPDVKPDISNILCADGDVIVTKRESVQDKIIVDGVVNFKILYNSDAGDYSVYSMNANAGFSQNIDIPGTTVGMNEEVSCNIEHIDFDIINERKLSVKAVVNLDGKTLSSNRIEVIKDISGLNDLQTLKKTISYTNMVGSNKSDTMIREKFELDGDSPEIAEILKCDAYAVEKERQVTDGKVIVSGTVKTNTLYVADDESNSLHVLKHEIPFTHFVEVTGALKGMEPKLTLKIDEVYTDVGENLEGERKLYEMEAVVKVDASVIDKEEKEVITDVYSPTKNLKLEKEKVDFYKVIGENNASMMVKETLSIQPQDPDIFKVLNVYAKPVITDTSVVDEKVIIEGIAETDIVYMCQNQKAHSFKQEIPFRHFVDVHNAKEGMAATAHLTLSDVSYSLINPQQIEVRNGIVAMCSVNHKYALDAVMNMEELEEKDYINNMPSIIVYYVQPGDSLWKIAKRYNTTIPALVRSNDIEDPNMIMPGDVLIIPKIYKYKF